The following are encoded in a window of Bacteroidales bacterium genomic DNA:
- a CDS encoding heavy metal translocating P-type ATPase metal-binding domain-containing protein, producing MNQNACIHCGADCGNSPVVWNEKMFCCHGCKAVYEILHEKELGQYYEIQPMSGIRIETPQQLKKFEFLDNPEIAAKLPDFMDGNATRVTFFIPTIHCASCIWLLEHLNTLHPGISFSDVNFPKKEVHISFKNDQITLRQLAELLAAIHYVPEITLDRLEPGKKPKIDRSLLIRIGIASFSFLNIMMYSFPEYLPGGDLLEQEFKHIFGWLSFLLILPVVFYSASDYYLSAWKGLRHKIISIDLPISLGIIALFLQSSWEVFNGNGIGYMDSLAGLIFFLLIGKWYQGKTYQALSFERDYKSYFPVAVTQIIVGKETITPIKDLRKGDRILIRNQELIPADARIIKGKGNIDYSFVTGEALPVPKSEGDFIYAGGRQIGSSFELIVEKEVEQSYLTRLWDQKSTKDEASSLRNHVNNISHYFTIVILIIAFTSFFYWLGEGISVAVYVFSSVLIIACPCALALTVPFTFGSTMRVFGRRGFYLKKTDVVEQLYRTDTIVFDKTGTITINREVDVEFYGELITSEEKSMIRSLVRHSSHPLSKTVYDHLNLFDTSEPQTFEEIPGMGITGSIHGIRLNIGSRQFVAGTSDHSEIKESRVYVSFNNELKGYFAIGNAYRKGLQEVMTQLGGRYDLHLISGDNEAEREKLAVIFGKDATLLFNQSPADKKEYIQKLKKQGKKVLMVGDGLNDAGALLESDTGVTIADDVFSFSPACDAIMTSSRFEIIDRFIAFTRSSFHVIRVSFLISLIYNVIGLSFAVAALLSPLVAAILMPASSISVVAFATLSINLIAKYKLPVSER from the coding sequence ATGAATCAAAATGCATGTATACACTGTGGCGCCGATTGCGGAAATAGCCCTGTGGTATGGAACGAAAAAATGTTCTGCTGCCATGGCTGTAAGGCAGTTTACGAAATCCTTCACGAAAAAGAACTTGGCCAGTATTACGAAATCCAACCCATGTCTGGAATCCGGATCGAGACCCCACAGCAGCTAAAAAAATTTGAATTTCTTGATAACCCTGAGATAGCGGCAAAACTTCCGGATTTTATGGATGGAAATGCGACCAGGGTTACTTTTTTTATCCCGACAATCCATTGTGCCTCCTGCATCTGGCTGCTTGAGCATTTGAACACCCTTCACCCGGGCATTTCCTTTTCTGATGTGAATTTCCCGAAAAAAGAGGTTCATATCTCCTTCAAAAACGATCAGATCACTTTGAGGCAGTTGGCTGAGCTTCTGGCGGCCATTCACTATGTACCCGAAATCACCCTGGATCGTCTGGAACCAGGAAAAAAACCAAAAATAGACCGTAGCCTGCTGATCAGGATTGGGATCGCTTCGTTCAGTTTCCTGAATATTATGATGTACAGTTTTCCTGAGTATCTGCCGGGTGGCGATTTGCTTGAACAGGAGTTTAAACATATTTTTGGATGGCTCAGCTTTTTACTGATCCTCCCTGTGGTTTTTTACAGTGCCAGCGATTATTACCTATCAGCCTGGAAAGGGCTCAGGCACAAAATTATCAGCATCGACCTTCCGATAAGTTTGGGTATTATCGCTTTGTTTTTGCAAAGCAGCTGGGAAGTATTTAACGGAAATGGAATCGGGTACATGGATTCATTGGCCGGTCTGATCTTTTTCCTGTTAATTGGAAAATGGTACCAGGGAAAAACCTACCAGGCGCTTTCATTCGAGCGGGATTATAAGTCGTATTTTCCGGTTGCAGTAACCCAAATCATTGTTGGAAAAGAAACAATAACACCCATCAAAGACCTTAGAAAAGGAGACCGGATTTTAATTCGCAATCAGGAATTGATCCCGGCAGATGCACGCATAATCAAAGGTAAAGGCAATATTGACTACTCGTTCGTCACCGGTGAAGCGCTGCCGGTTCCAAAATCTGAAGGCGATTTTATTTATGCCGGAGGCCGCCAGATCGGCAGTTCGTTTGAGCTGATCGTAGAAAAGGAAGTGGAACAAAGTTACCTGACCCGGCTCTGGGATCAAAAAAGTACGAAAGATGAGGCTTCATCACTCAGAAACCATGTGAACAACATTAGTCACTATTTCACGATCGTAATTCTAATCATAGCTTTCACCTCGTTCTTTTACTGGTTAGGTGAAGGCATTTCGGTTGCAGTGTATGTATTCAGTTCTGTGCTAATCATCGCATGTCCCTGTGCACTGGCACTCACTGTACCTTTCACTTTTGGAAGCACTATGCGGGTTTTCGGTCGCAGAGGTTTTTATCTCAAAAAGACTGATGTTGTCGAACAGCTTTATCGCACCGATACCATTGTTTTTGATAAAACCGGCACCATAACAATCAACCGGGAAGTTGATGTTGAATTTTATGGGGAACTGATTACCAGTGAAGAAAAAAGTATGATTCGATCCCTGGTCAGGCATTCATCACATCCATTAAGTAAAACCGTTTATGACCATTTAAACTTGTTTGATACTTCCGAACCACAGACTTTTGAGGAAATTCCCGGGATGGGAATAACGGGTAGTATCCATGGAATAAGGCTGAACATTGGTTCCCGGCAATTTGTAGCCGGAACATCTGATCACTCAGAGATTAAAGAAAGCCGTGTTTATGTGAGTTTCAATAATGAACTTAAAGGTTATTTTGCCATTGGAAATGCTTACAGAAAAGGGTTGCAGGAAGTGATGACACAATTGGGCGGCAGGTATGATCTCCATTTGATTTCCGGTGATAATGAAGCGGAACGAGAAAAACTCGCTGTGATCTTTGGTAAGGATGCAACATTACTTTTTAACCAAAGTCCCGCAGATAAAAAGGAATATATTCAAAAATTGAAAAAGCAGGGTAAAAAAGTTTTGATGGTCGGAGACGGGCTAAATGATGCCGGCGCCCTCCTCGAAAGCGATACTGGTGTGACAATCGCTGATGATGTTTTCAGTTTTTCGCCTGCTTGTGATGCCATTATGACTTCCTCCAGATTTGAAATAATTGATCGTTTTATTGCTTTTACAAGGTCAAGTTTTCATGTGATCAGGGTGAGTTTTCTGATTTCACTGATTTATAATGTTATTGGGCTTTCATTTGCAGTCGCGGCTTTGCTTTCGCCTCTTGTTGCTGCCATTCTTATGCCCGCTAGTTCTATCTCTGTAGTCGCATTTGCAACACTTTCCATCAATCTGATTGCAAAATATAAACTCCCTGTTTCGGAGCGATGA
- the ccoS gene encoding cbb3-type cytochrome oxidase assembly protein CcoS, producing the protein MSAIIFLIIIGIIVAAGFLAAFIWAVRSGQYDDDYSPSVRMLFDNKTKVGEEQTKEKQNNNIDNQ; encoded by the coding sequence ATGTCAGCAATCATCTTCCTCATCATCATTGGAATAATAGTCGCAGCGGGATTTCTTGCAGCCTTTATCTGGGCAGTCAGAAGTGGGCAATATGATGATGATTATTCACCGTCGGTAAGGATGCTTTTTGACAACAAAACAAAGGTTGGTGAGGAACAAACAAAAGAGAAACAGAACAACAACATTGATAATCAATAA
- the ccoN gene encoding cytochrome-c oxidase, cbb3-type subunit I, with protein sequence MDLQKFTYDNKISRLFMNATILWGIVGMLVGLIIAFELFLPNLSQGIPWLSFGRLRPLHTNAVIFAFVGNGMFTGIYYSTPRLLKTPMYSELLGKIHFWGWQLIIVAAAITLPLGYTVGKEYAELEWPIDIAIALVWVVFGINLIMTTVKRRVKHIYVAIWFYIATFVTVAVLHIVNSVAIPVSLFKSYPVYAGIQDALVQWWYGHNAVAFFLTTPYLGLMYYFVPKAANRPIYSYKLSIIHFWALIFLYIWAGPHHLLYSALPDWAQALGVVFSVMLIAPSWGGMLNGLLTLRGAWDKVRESPVLKMFVVGVTAYGMSTFEGPMLSLKTVNALTHFTDWTIAHVHIGALGWNGMLTFGMLYWLLPKLYNTKLHSVKMANAHFWLATTGMLFFAIPLYFAGVTQSLMWKQFTAEGYLTYPNFIETVVQILPMYHFRAFGGILYITGVILMIINLVKTAGHGNFKPVEHDEAPSLHTHDLKKDKGHRVIEGKPVIFTILATVAILIGGIVEFVPMFMVQSNVPTIANVQPYTPLELQGRDIYVREGCYNCHSQMIRPFRSEVERYGEYTKAGETVYDHPFQFGSKRTGPDLAREGVKGGAIYKPDSWHFNHFLEPQKLVAQSIMPPYPWLISRDLDISTTPKKIKVMQTFGVPYPDGYAEKANDDLMKQAGQIAQGLRDGGIEVADNKEVIALIAYIQRLGTDIKKTEPAAKPRKR encoded by the coding sequence ATGGATCTACAGAAGTTTACTTACGACAACAAGATCTCGCGTTTATTTATGAATGCAACAATACTTTGGGGTATTGTGGGTATGCTTGTTGGGTTGATCATCGCATTCGAACTTTTTTTGCCAAATCTGAGCCAGGGTATTCCCTGGTTATCATTCGGAAGGCTGCGACCTTTACATACAAATGCTGTAATTTTTGCTTTTGTTGGTAATGGTATGTTTACAGGGATTTACTATTCGACTCCCCGCCTTTTAAAAACTCCCATGTACAGTGAGCTATTGGGTAAGATTCATTTTTGGGGATGGCAGTTGATTATCGTTGCCGCAGCCATCACATTACCTTTGGGATATACGGTTGGTAAAGAGTATGCCGAGTTGGAATGGCCGATTGATATTGCAATAGCCCTTGTTTGGGTAGTTTTTGGGATTAACCTGATTATGACCACGGTTAAGCGGAGAGTAAAACATATTTATGTAGCCATTTGGTTTTATATTGCCACTTTTGTTACTGTTGCCGTGCTTCACATTGTCAACTCGGTCGCTATACCGGTTTCCCTTTTTAAAAGCTATCCGGTGTATGCAGGTATTCAGGATGCTTTGGTGCAGTGGTGGTATGGGCATAATGCGGTGGCTTTTTTCCTTACGACGCCATACCTTGGCCTGATGTACTATTTTGTGCCGAAGGCAGCCAACCGTCCGATTTATTCCTATAAGCTTTCCATTATCCACTTTTGGGCACTCATTTTCCTTTATATCTGGGCAGGTCCGCACCATTTGCTTTATTCCGCCTTACCCGACTGGGCTCAGGCACTCGGAGTGGTGTTCTCGGTCATGCTTATTGCACCATCATGGGGAGGCATGCTGAATGGATTATTGACTCTCAGAGGAGCCTGGGATAAGGTACGTGAGAGCCCCGTGTTAAAAATGTTCGTGGTTGGTGTTACAGCTTATGGTATGTCAACTTTCGAGGGTCCGATGTTATCGCTTAAAACCGTTAACGCCCTTACCCATTTTACCGATTGGACCATAGCCCACGTGCATATAGGCGCCCTGGGTTGGAACGGCATGCTTACTTTTGGTATGCTTTACTGGTTGCTGCCTAAATTGTATAATACCAAGCTGCACAGTGTTAAAATGGCCAATGCTCATTTTTGGCTGGCAACCACAGGGATGCTTTTCTTTGCTATCCCGCTCTATTTTGCCGGGGTAACGCAAAGTTTGATGTGGAAGCAATTCACTGCTGAAGGTTACCTCACCTATCCCAATTTTATCGAAACGGTTGTTCAAATTTTGCCCATGTATCATTTCCGCGCTTTTGGCGGAATCCTTTACATAACGGGAGTGATTCTGATGATTATCAACCTGGTAAAAACTGCAGGCCATGGAAATTTCAAACCTGTTGAACATGATGAGGCCCCATCACTGCATACTCACGATCTTAAAAAAGACAAAGGACACCGTGTTATTGAAGGCAAACCTGTAATATTCACTATTTTAGCCACAGTAGCCATTTTGATTGGCGGAATTGTGGAATTTGTACCCATGTTTATGGTTCAATCCAATGTTCCGACAATTGCAAATGTTCAGCCCTACACACCTCTCGAATTGCAAGGACGCGATATTTATGTCAGGGAAGGATGTTACAATTGCCACAGCCAGATGATACGACCGTTCCGTTCTGAGGTTGAACGGTATGGCGAGTACACTAAAGCGGGTGAAACAGTGTATGATCATCCCTTCCAGTTTGGGTCAAAACGGACAGGGCCGGATTTGGCGAGGGAGGGCGTCAAAGGTGGTGCGATTTACAAACCGGATTCATGGCATTTCAATCACTTCCTGGAACCACAGAAACTGGTTGCTCAATCCATTATGCCACCTTATCCCTGGCTCATTTCACGTGACCTGGATATCAGTACTACTCCAAAGAAAATAAAAGTGATGCAAACATTTGGAGTCCCTTACCCGGATGGCTATGCTGAAAAAGCAAACGATGACCTGATGAAACAGGCTGGTCAAATAGCCCAGGGGTTGCGCGATGGAGGCATTGAGGTGGCGGATAATAAAGAAGTGATTGCCCTGATTGCGTACATTCAGCGATTGGGAACGGATATTAAAAAAACAGAACCTGCTGCTAAACCCCGCAAACGTTAA
- a CDS encoding CcoQ/FixQ family Cbb3-type cytochrome c oxidase assembly chaperone — MKIVTNILENIADIQWFPIIGLIIFFLFFSVLLFRVFRMKSSEVDAASHLPLEDDDDVSIGDFR; from the coding sequence ATGAAGATCGTTACTAATATCCTCGAAAATATTGCAGACATCCAATGGTTTCCAATCATCGGCCTGATCATCTTCTTTTTGTTCTTTTCCGTATTGTTGTTCAGGGTGTTCAGGATGAAGAGCAGTGAAGTTGATGCTGCAAGCCATCTGCCGCTTGAGGATGATGACGATGTGTCAATAGGTGACTTTAGGTAA
- a CDS encoding c-type cytochrome, with the protein MITTDNTPEKKQEEYEIDTLTNKRLLSDHDYDGIRELDNDLPSWWIWLFIITIVFSIVYLERIWIFKAKDLIQEKEYAHEMAIVQKEKEALAEANFEVALLTDPASIASGKETWLKICAVCHLADGGGLVGPNMTDNYWIHGNTVADLYKTVEEGVIEKGMIPYKDQMSPRKRLEVVSFILNELVGSTPANPKASEGELYQ; encoded by the coding sequence ATGATTACTACAGACAATACTCCGGAAAAGAAACAGGAAGAATACGAAATTGATACACTGACCAATAAACGCCTGTTGAGCGACCATGATTATGATGGCATACGCGAACTGGATAATGATTTGCCTTCATGGTGGATTTGGCTCTTTATTATCACTATTGTTTTTTCAATCGTCTATCTGGAAAGAATTTGGATTTTCAAGGCCAAAGACCTGATTCAGGAGAAAGAATATGCCCATGAAATGGCTATCGTTCAAAAGGAAAAAGAAGCATTGGCAGAAGCAAATTTCGAAGTCGCTCTACTTACCGATCCTGCCTCGATAGCTTCAGGCAAAGAAACATGGTTAAAAATCTGTGCAGTCTGTCACCTTGCCGATGGCGGTGGTTTGGTTGGACCTAATATGACTGATAATTACTGGATTCATGGCAACACTGTTGCGGACCTTTATAAAACTGTCGAAGAGGGGGTGATTGAAAAAGGAATGATTCCTTATAAAGATCAGATGTCACCCCGTAAACGGCTTGAAGTAGTGAGTTTTATCCTAAATGAACTTGTCGGCTCAACACCGGCCAATCCAAAAGCATCAGAAGGGGAACTTTACCAATAA
- the aqpZ gene encoding aquaporin Z, which translates to MKKNIAEFIGTFWLVLGGCGSAVLAAAFPEVGIGLVGVSFAFGLTVLTIAYSLGHISGAHLNPAVTIGLWAGGRVGGKDILPYVISQILGGIAAAAVLYIIATGNGSEIGNFAANGYGEHSPGQYGLLAALVTEFVMTFMFLIIILGATDEKAPKGFAGLAIGLALTLIHLISIPVTNTSVNPARSISQAVFVGDWAISQLWLFILIPVLGAIAAGAVYKFLKK; encoded by the coding sequence ATGAAAAAGAACATTGCTGAATTTATTGGAACATTCTGGTTAGTCCTGGGAGGCTGTGGAAGTGCCGTTTTAGCAGCCGCTTTTCCTGAAGTCGGTATTGGGCTGGTCGGAGTTTCATTTGCATTTGGTTTAACCGTGTTGACCATTGCGTATTCCTTAGGTCACATTTCAGGTGCTCACCTAAATCCTGCCGTAACTATTGGTCTCTGGGCAGGCGGCCGGGTTGGTGGTAAAGACATTCTTCCTTATGTCATCTCACAGATACTGGGTGGAATTGCGGCGGCTGCAGTTCTTTATATTATTGCAACCGGAAATGGTTCTGAAATTGGAAATTTTGCAGCCAATGGGTATGGAGAACATTCACCCGGACAATACGGCCTTCTGGCCGCATTGGTTACTGAGTTTGTCATGACTTTTATGTTTCTGATCATCATCCTGGGAGCAACAGACGAAAAAGCACCTAAGGGATTTGCCGGACTTGCCATTGGGCTGGCATTGACTTTAATTCATTTGATCAGTATCCCTGTTACGAATACCTCAGTTAATCCAGCAAGAAGTATCAGTCAGGCTGTTTTTGTCGGAGATTGGGCTATATCCCAACTCTGGCTGTTTATCCTCATTCCGGTTCTTGGTGCTATTGCTGCAGGAGCTGTGTACAAATTTCTGAAAAAATAG
- the ccoG gene encoding cytochrome c oxidase accessory protein CcoG: MIESEQASTAEEKTFFRDRISTINEEGKRRWIYPKRPKGRLTNFRWLVAGFLLTFFFAGPWISYKGEPFMLFNFFERKFILFGQIFWPQDFHLIVLSIITFIVFIILFTVIFGRLFCGWACPQTIFMEFVFRQIEYLIEGDFSKQKKLARMPWNVEKVSKKTLKHIIFYGIAFLVANTFLSYIVGIDQLKELISEGPSANMGTLVALMIFSGAFYFIFAFFREQVCILVCPYGRLQGTLLDSRTIVVAYDYKRGEPKGKHNPLEDRSSSGKGDCIDCRSCVTVCPTGIDIRNGTQLECINCTACIDACNAIMDKVKLKRGLIRYDAEKGISDGNRKIFNARSIAYSVALTVLLIVVGSLFSFRSLVEVTIIRMPGTMFQEYGPNHFSNIYKVQMVNKTREDLPIEIKLLAPEGEIKFVTGDIFLKKETMGEANFMVILPAQQLNSSNTPVEFGIFSLDQPITRYKLNFVGPNSLDK, encoded by the coding sequence ATGATTGAAAGCGAACAAGCATCAACAGCGGAGGAGAAAACTTTTTTCCGCGACCGCATTTCAACAATCAACGAAGAGGGTAAGCGAAGGTGGATTTACCCAAAAAGACCTAAAGGACGTTTAACAAATTTCCGGTGGCTTGTTGCCGGATTTTTGTTAACTTTCTTTTTTGCCGGACCCTGGATTTCATATAAGGGTGAGCCCTTTATGCTTTTCAATTTTTTTGAAAGGAAATTTATTCTTTTCGGACAAATTTTCTGGCCTCAGGATTTTCACCTGATTGTTCTTTCGATTATTACTTTTATTGTTTTTATCATCCTTTTTACCGTCATCTTTGGACGGCTTTTTTGCGGCTGGGCCTGTCCTCAAACGATTTTCATGGAATTTGTATTCAGGCAAATTGAATACCTGATCGAAGGCGATTTCAGCAAGCAGAAAAAGTTGGCAAGGATGCCCTGGAACGTTGAAAAAGTATCGAAAAAAACGCTGAAACACATTATCTTTTATGGTATTGCATTCCTGGTTGCAAACACTTTCCTTTCGTACATCGTTGGAATTGACCAGTTGAAGGAACTGATTTCCGAAGGCCCCTCAGCTAATATGGGAACACTCGTTGCCCTGATGATTTTTTCCGGTGCTTTTTATTTCATTTTTGCTTTCTTCCGCGAGCAGGTTTGTATCCTTGTTTGCCCATACGGCAGATTACAGGGCACTTTGCTCGATTCGCGCACTATCGTTGTTGCTTACGATTACAAACGTGGTGAACCAAAAGGTAAGCACAACCCTCTGGAAGATAGGTCATCATCAGGTAAAGGTGATTGTATCGACTGCCGGAGTTGTGTAACCGTTTGTCCCACCGGAATTGACATCAGGAATGGGACACAACTCGAGTGTATCAATTGCACAGCTTGTATTGACGCCTGCAATGCGATTATGGATAAAGTGAAACTAAAGCGGGGATTGATCCGGTATGACGCTGAAAAAGGAATATCTGACGGGAATCGAAAGATTTTCAATGCCCGGTCAATAGCTTATTCCGTTGCTTTGACCGTATTGCTGATTGTGGTAGGCAGCCTTTTTTCGTTCAGAAGCCTGGTCGAAGTAACGATAATCAGAATGCCGGGAACCATGTTCCAGGAATATGGTCCTAACCATTTTTCAAACATTTACAAAGTGCAAATGGTAAACAAAACAAGGGAGGATTTGCCCATTGAAATTAAACTGCTCGCGCCTGAGGGGGAGATTAAATTTGTAACAGGGGATATTTTTTTGAAAAAGGAAACTATGGGTGAAGCTAACTTCATGGTCATTCTTCCTGCGCAACAGCTCAATTCAAGCAATACTCCGGTTGAGTTTGGTATTTTTAGCCTTGATCAACCGATCACCCGATATAAGCTTAACTTTGTTGGACCAAATTCATTGGATAAATGA
- a CDS encoding FixH family protein, with product MKWNWGSKLAVAMAAFMIMVIIFGVVMFREGVDLVESDYYPKGQAHQELINKRNNAAGFADQISLNVDQGIIRIGFPELFDPSKMEGTVLFYQRTSDQYDKLVKLAVDTSHFFSFPTKGLTGRYIVKIDWTYEGEGFYLEKTMNLP from the coding sequence ATGAAGTGGAATTGGGGAAGTAAACTTGCAGTAGCCATGGCAGCCTTCATGATCATGGTGATCATCTTTGGTGTGGTAATGTTCAGAGAAGGGGTCGATCTGGTCGAAAGCGACTATTATCCAAAAGGGCAGGCCCACCAGGAATTAATCAATAAGCGTAACAATGCCGCCGGGTTTGCTGACCAGATCAGCCTGAATGTTGACCAGGGTATTATCAGAATAGGATTTCCCGAGCTATTTGATCCATCAAAAATGGAAGGGACAGTGCTGTTTTATCAACGTACATCAGATCAATATGACAAATTAGTAAAACTCGCAGTTGACACAAGTCACTTTTTCAGTTTTCCAACCAAAGGCCTGACGGGACGTTACATTGTTAAAATTGACTGGACTTATGAAGGTGAAGGATTTTATCTCGAAAAAACCATGAATTTACCATGA
- a CDS encoding sulfite exporter TauE/SafE family protein: MMFHIYTALTIGLIGSLHCIGMCGPIAVSLPLGSRSFVDRAYGGLLYNFGRTITYGIMGAIFGLLGKGIEMAGFQQWASILLGVVMILSVLFPFLFKNRLNTNSFGQGVTTKLVAKLKALFSNHTKNNLLFIGLLNGLLPCGLVYVAIAGAINTNDVVAGILFMVAFGLGTIPLLLTVSLVGHMIGSAMKRKLNRIIPVFIIILGIIFILRGMSLGIPFISPKDKMLTPNKEMSGGGCCSKGETKLMDSQFQEN, translated from the coding sequence ATGATGTTCCATATTTACACTGCGCTAACGATTGGATTAATAGGAAGCCTGCACTGCATTGGAATGTGCGGGCCTATTGCTGTCTCCCTTCCGCTTGGCAGTCGTAGTTTCGTCGATCGGGCATATGGGGGACTGCTCTATAACTTTGGCCGTACCATTACTTACGGTATCATGGGCGCTATTTTCGGGTTGCTTGGAAAAGGAATTGAAATGGCCGGTTTCCAGCAATGGGCTTCCATTTTGCTTGGCGTAGTGATGATCCTGAGTGTATTGTTTCCATTTCTTTTTAAAAACCGTTTAAATACCAATAGCTTTGGCCAGGGCGTCACCACAAAATTGGTAGCCAAATTAAAGGCTTTGTTCAGCAACCACACCAAGAACAACCTGCTCTTTATCGGGCTGTTGAATGGATTACTTCCCTGCGGGTTGGTTTATGTGGCTATTGCAGGAGCTATCAATACCAATGATGTAGTAGCCGGAATACTTTTTATGGTCGCTTTTGGATTGGGAACAATTCCCTTGCTGCTCACAGTTTCGTTGGTCGGTCATATGATAGGAAGTGCAATGAAAAGAAAGTTGAACCGGATTATTCCGGTGTTTATCATTATTCTTGGAATTATTTTCATTTTAAGGGGAATGTCGCTCGGCATTCCATTCATCAGTCCGAAAGACAAAATGCTTACACCCAACAAAGAAATGAGTGGTGGAGGTTGCTGTAGCAAAGGTGAAACAAAGTTGATGGACAGTCAATTTCAGGAAAATTAG
- a CDS encoding galactose mutarotase, protein MRQFAGLTIIFLLSSLIFTGCNIEQKKQKTQEKMNMKRTLFGETDGNQIYQYTFTNINSMSVSIINYGGIVTHLIVPDREGNLQDVVLGYDNLQQYLDNNSPYFGAIAGRYANRIARGKFSIDGTEYQLATNNGTNHLHGGLKGFDKVVWDVEDFIFPDSAGVVLTYHSPDGEEGYPGNLLTKVIYTLNNNNELRIDYQAETDQPTVLNLTHHSYFNLKGQGNGNIYNHQLQIFADHYIPVDETLIPTGELNPVEGTLMDFTAPMEIGKGIHQVDGGYDHTFVLNNFDGNVREVARVIENQSGRLMKVFTDQPGMQFYSGNFLDGSITGKESKVYMQHYGFCLETQHFPDSPNQPAFPPTLLRPGEKYQTTTIYRFEVFD, encoded by the coding sequence ATGAGACAATTCGCCGGATTAACAATCATCTTTCTGTTGAGCTCCTTAATTTTTACAGGCTGCAATATTGAGCAGAAAAAACAAAAAACACAAGAAAAAATGAACATGAAACGCACACTTTTCGGGGAGACTGATGGAAACCAGATTTACCAGTACACCTTCACCAACATCAACAGCATGTCGGTTTCGATCATCAATTATGGCGGGATTGTCACGCATCTGATTGTTCCCGACAGGGAAGGAAACCTTCAGGATGTGGTACTGGGTTATGACAACCTGCAGCAATACCTTGATAATAATTCACCCTATTTTGGGGCAATCGCCGGAAGATACGCCAACAGAATCGCACGCGGGAAATTCAGTATTGATGGAACTGAATATCAGCTGGCTACCAACAATGGAACCAACCACCTGCACGGTGGCCTTAAAGGATTTGACAAAGTGGTCTGGGATGTTGAAGATTTTATTTTCCCTGACAGTGCGGGTGTTGTCTTAACTTACCATAGTCCTGATGGTGAAGAAGGATACCCGGGAAACCTGTTAACAAAAGTTATTTACACGCTCAATAATAACAATGAACTACGAATTGATTACCAGGCAGAAACCGATCAACCCACTGTGCTCAACCTGACCCACCATAGCTATTTTAATCTTAAAGGTCAGGGAAATGGCAATATCTACAACCATCAGTTGCAGATTTTTGCAGATCATTACATTCCGGTGGACGAAACCCTTATCCCAACCGGGGAACTAAACCCTGTAGAAGGCACTTTGATGGACTTTACTGCACCAATGGAAATTGGAAAGGGTATTCATCAGGTGGATGGCGGCTATGACCATACATTTGTGCTGAATAATTTCGATGGCAACGTGCGGGAGGTAGCCCGGGTCATCGAAAATCAAAGTGGTCGCCTGATGAAGGTTTTTACAGATCAACCGGGTATGCAGTTCTACTCCGGCAATTTCCTGGATGGATCAATCACAGGTAAAGAAAGCAAAGTTTACATGCAGCACTATGGGTTTTGCCTTGAAACGCAGCATTTTCCCGATTCCCCCAACCAGCCTGCTTTCCCCCCTACCCTTCTTCGACCCGGAGAAAAATACCAGACTACTACCATTTACCGGTTTGAAGTATTTGACTAA